The Spirosoma foliorum genome has a window encoding:
- a CDS encoding carboxylate-amine ligase, with the protein MPVFTLGIEEEFQTIDPNTGELRSHMSKIVDGGQIVLQERVKAEMHQAVVEVGTNICTNIQEARQEVTYLRKMIIELAEKQGLKIAAAGTHPFSDWQEQLITPNERYDRLIEEMRDVARSNLIFGLHVHVGIESRNEGIQIMNAVRYFLPHIYALSTNSPFWRGRNTGFKSYRSKVFDKFPRTGIPDFFSSAAEYDEYINLLIKTGCIDNGKKIWWDIRLHPFFDTIEFRICDVPMRIDETICLAAIMQALVAKIYKLHKQNLNFRPYRRILINENKWRAARYGIEGKLIDFGKQEEVPTHQLIHELLSFIDDVVDELGSREECEYVLKILEMGTGADRQLAVFQETNSFKSVMDYIIEETSLGI; encoded by the coding sequence ATGCCCGTATTCACCCTTGGTATTGAAGAAGAGTTTCAGACAATTGACCCCAACACGGGCGAGCTTCGTTCGCACATGTCGAAGATCGTTGACGGTGGTCAAATAGTTCTCCAGGAGCGCGTAAAGGCCGAAATGCACCAGGCGGTGGTTGAAGTAGGCACTAATATCTGCACCAATATTCAGGAAGCACGCCAGGAAGTTACGTATCTCCGCAAGATGATTATCGAGCTGGCCGAAAAGCAGGGGTTAAAGATTGCGGCTGCCGGAACACACCCATTTTCAGACTGGCAGGAGCAGCTTATTACGCCGAACGAACGCTACGATCGACTGATTGAAGAAATGCGTGACGTGGCCCGCTCAAACCTCATTTTTGGTTTACACGTCCACGTTGGCATTGAAAGTCGGAATGAGGGTATTCAGATCATGAATGCTGTGCGGTATTTTCTACCCCACATTTACGCGCTCTCCACCAATTCGCCATTCTGGAGAGGTCGGAATACGGGGTTCAAGTCATATCGTTCCAAAGTATTCGACAAGTTTCCACGTACGGGTATTCCTGACTTTTTCTCGTCAGCGGCTGAGTATGACGAATACATCAACCTGCTGATAAAAACGGGCTGTATCGACAACGGGAAGAAAATCTGGTGGGATATTCGCTTACATCCCTTCTTCGATACCATTGAGTTCCGCATTTGTGACGTACCAATGCGTATCGACGAAACCATTTGTTTGGCGGCTATTATGCAGGCACTGGTGGCCAAAATTTATAAGCTTCACAAGCAAAATCTGAACTTCCGCCCCTACCGACGCATCCTGATCAATGAAAACAAATGGCGGGCTGCCCGCTATGGTATCGAAGGAAAACTGATTGATTTTGGGAAGCAGGAAGAGGTTCCTACCCACCAGCTGATTCACGAATTACTAAGTTTTATCGACGACGTTGTAGACGAGCTTGGCAGCCGCGAAGAATGCGAATACGTGCTCAAAATCCTCGAAATGGGTACTGGTGCCGACCGTCAACTGGCTGTTTTTCAAGAGACAAATAGCTTTAAGAGTGTTATGGATTATATTATCGAAGAAACTTCTTTGGGTATCTGA